Proteins encoded together in one Variovorax paradoxus window:
- the glgX gene encoding glycogen debranching protein GlgX: MTRSKRPFITAVWPGRPYPRGANWDGEGVNFALFSQHAQGVDLCLFDEKGRHEIQRIPIRERTDGIWHCYLPEARPGLAYGYRVHGPYKPEEGHRFNPHKLLVDPYAKDLVGDLRWGDALYGYTVGSKREDLSFDRRDSAPLVPKGRVLETAFTWGDDRRPSVPWQDMVIYELHVRGFTMRHPDVPTELRGTYAGLCCAPVVDYLKRLGVTTIELLPVHSFLNDRHLAEKGLQNYWGYNSLAYFAPEMRYSASGKVKEFKTMVKTLHSAGIEVILDVVYNHTCEGNQLGPTLSMRGVDNSSYYIVNAENRRYYDDFTGCGNTVNLEHPHALQLVMDSLRYWAEEMHVDGFRFDLASALARESGKVENLGGFFDAIRQDPTLNRVKLIAEPWDLGHGGYQVGNFPLGWAEWNDRYRDGMRGFWKGDAGVIGEMGKRLTGSEDLYGWSGKQPTASINFITAHDGFTLNDLVSYNDKHNEANGEDNRDGNSHNISWNCGAEGPTEDPDIVALRERQKRNMLATLLLSQGVPMLLAGDERGHTQNGNNNVYCQDNELGWIDWTPTPERQALVTFVERAIALRRAHPSFRRRSFFAGKPREAESVTDVIWLKPDGAEMRPEDWGDANARCFAMYMSGGGIVDRGPRGEVQHDDDFLVLFNAHHDEIKFTLPPAPYGAWRLLLDTASGSPPPATEDVAALAPAWSEPAYPLQCRSLVVLSRPDVRP, from the coding sequence ATGACACGCAGCAAACGACCTTTCATTACGGCCGTGTGGCCGGGCCGCCCGTATCCGCGCGGCGCCAACTGGGACGGGGAGGGCGTCAACTTTGCGCTCTTCTCCCAACACGCACAGGGCGTCGACCTGTGCCTTTTCGACGAGAAGGGCCGCCACGAGATCCAGCGCATTCCGATTCGCGAGCGCACCGACGGCATCTGGCACTGCTACCTGCCCGAAGCCCGCCCGGGCCTTGCCTACGGCTATCGCGTGCACGGACCCTACAAGCCCGAAGAGGGCCACCGCTTCAACCCGCACAAGCTGCTGGTAGACCCCTACGCAAAAGACCTGGTCGGCGACCTGCGCTGGGGCGATGCGCTTTATGGCTACACCGTGGGCAGCAAGCGCGAAGACCTGTCGTTCGACCGGCGCGACAGCGCACCGCTGGTGCCCAAGGGCCGTGTGCTCGAAACTGCCTTTACCTGGGGCGACGACCGCCGCCCTTCCGTCCCCTGGCAGGACATGGTCATCTACGAGCTGCACGTGCGCGGCTTTACCATGCGCCACCCCGACGTGCCGACCGAACTGCGCGGCACCTACGCCGGCCTGTGCTGCGCGCCGGTGGTCGACTACCTGAAGCGCCTGGGCGTGACCACCATCGAGCTGTTGCCGGTGCACAGCTTCCTGAACGACAGGCACCTGGCCGAAAAGGGCCTGCAGAACTACTGGGGCTACAACTCGCTGGCCTACTTCGCACCCGAAATGCGCTACAGCGCCTCGGGCAAGGTGAAGGAGTTCAAGACCATGGTCAAGACCCTGCACTCCGCGGGCATCGAGGTGATTCTCGACGTGGTCTACAACCACACCTGCGAGGGCAACCAATTGGGGCCCACGCTATCGATGCGGGGCGTGGACAACTCGTCCTACTACATCGTCAACGCCGAGAACCGGCGCTACTACGACGACTTCACCGGCTGCGGCAACACAGTGAACCTGGAGCATCCGCATGCGCTGCAGCTGGTGATGGACTCGCTGCGCTACTGGGCCGAGGAAATGCACGTCGACGGGTTTCGCTTCGACCTGGCTTCTGCGCTGGCACGCGAGTCGGGCAAGGTCGAAAACCTGGGCGGCTTCTTCGATGCGATCCGGCAAGACCCGACGCTCAATCGCGTCAAGCTCATTGCCGAGCCGTGGGATCTTGGCCACGGCGGCTACCAGGTGGGCAATTTTCCGCTGGGCTGGGCCGAATGGAACGACCGCTACCGCGACGGCATGCGCGGGTTCTGGAAGGGCGATGCCGGCGTGATCGGCGAAATGGGCAAGCGGCTCACCGGCTCCGAAGACCTCTACGGCTGGTCGGGCAAGCAGCCCACGGCCAGCATCAACTTCATTACCGCGCACGACGGCTTCACGCTCAACGACCTGGTCTCTTACAACGACAAGCACAACGAGGCGAACGGCGAAGACAACCGCGACGGCAACAGCCACAACATATCGTGGAACTGCGGCGCGGAAGGCCCGACCGAAGACCCCGATATCGTGGCGCTGCGCGAGCGGCAAAAGCGCAACATGCTGGCCACGCTGCTGCTCTCGCAGGGCGTGCCCATGCTGCTGGCCGGCGACGAGCGCGGCCACACGCAGAACGGCAACAACAACGTCTACTGCCAGGACAACGAACTCGGCTGGATCGACTGGACGCCCACGCCCGAGCGCCAGGCGCTGGTCACCTTTGTAGAGCGCGCCATTGCGCTCAGGCGCGCGCATCCCTCGTTCAGGAGGCGCAGCTTTTTTGCGGGCAAGCCGCGCGAGGCCGAAAGCGTGACCGACGTGATCTGGCTCAAGCCCGATGGCGCCGAGATGCGGCCCGAAGATTGGGGCGACGCCAACGCCAGGTGCTTTGCCATGTACATGTCCGGCGGCGGCATCGTCGATCGCGGGCCGCGCGGCGAGGTGCAGCACGACGACGACTTTCTGGTGCTGTTCAACGCGCATCACGACGAGATCAAGTTCACGCTGCCGCCGGCGCCCTATGGCGCATGGCGGTTGCTGCTGGACACCGCCAGCGGCTCGCCGCCGCCCGCCACCGAAGACGTGGCCGCGCTCGCGCCTGCATGGTCGGAGCCCGCTTACCCGCTGCAGTGCCGCTCGCTGGTGGTGCTGAGCCGGCCGGATGTACGGCCATGA